From Triticum urartu cultivar G1812 chromosome 2, Tu2.1, whole genome shotgun sequence, a single genomic window includes:
- the LOC125534850 gene encoding 2-oxoglutarate-dependent dioxygenase 11-like, with amino-acid sequence MEVESARASDSVSESRWSKLAVTLPVRNVQALAASTGDMTAEVIERYIQPDIDAFAVLDEHSDEVPVIDVSKLSSPESVEAEAAKLKFACAEWGFFQVVNHGIPDEVIMGMKHDIQKFFQLPPDVKNAYAQRQGDLQGYGQAFVVSDDQKLEWADMFALFAQPPEARDMSYWPCEPHTFR; translated from the exons ATGGAGGTAGAGTCAGCGAGAGCGAGTGACAGCGTCAGCGAGAGCAGGTGGTCGAAGCTGGCTGTGACGCTTCCCGTCAGGAACGTCCAGGCTCTGGCGGCGTCCACCGGCGACATGACGGCCGAGGTGATTGAGCGGTACATACAGCCGGACATCGACGCGTTCGCTGTTCTCGATGAGCACTCCGACGAGGTTCCGGTGATCGACGTCAGCAAGCTTTCGAGCCCCGAGTCCGTCGAGGCAGAGGCCGCTAAGCTCAAGTTTGCCTGTGCGGAGTGGGGATTTTTTCAG GTTGTAAATCATGGAATACCAGATGAGGTCATCATGGGTATGAAGCATGACATTCAGAAGTTTTTTCAACTCCCCCCCGATGTTAAGAATGCATATGCTCAGCGGCAAGGGGATCTTCAAGGTTATGGTCAAGCGTTTGTTGTCTCTGATGATCAAAAGCTAGAATGGGCTGACATGTTTGCGCTCTTCGCCCAACCACCCGAAGCCCGTGATATGAGTTACTGGCCATGTGAACCCCATACTTTCAGGTGA
- the LOC125534849 gene encoding 2-oxoglutarate-dependent dioxygenase 11-like, translated as MEVETRSGGSSASEGRWSQSGTSLPVRNVQALAGSAAELTADTIQRYIQPGVDGDTVLAEHSDEVPVIDLAKLLDAESVEAEAAKLRFACEDWGFFQVVNHGIPIEVIAGMKHDIQKFFQLPLEVKNAYAQRVGDLQGYGQAFVLSDDQKLDWSDMFGLFSQPPQARDMSYWPNQPPNFRNSIEDYSSELMKLSHSLATFIAKTIGVDPELMEDKHVGQFLRMNYYPPCTTTPEKVLGFSPHSDGSFITILLEVNAVQGLQIRRHGAWIPVKPRGDALLVNVGDFLEIMANGKYKSIEHRVTINAQKERLSISAFQVPKYDGIISPVLGSTEEKVLYKTMRVEEYARLYLSNKPDGKRTLDYAKLSQI; from the exons ATGGAGGTGGAGACGAGGAGTGGTGGCAGCAGCGCCAGCGAGGGCAGATGGTCGCAGTCTGGAACGTCGCTCCCTGTCAGGAACGTCCAGGCTCTGGCGGGGTCGGCCGCCGAGCTGACGGCCGACACCATCCAACGGTACATCCAGCCGGGCGTCGACGGGGACACGGTTCTCGCCGAGCACTCCGATGAGGTTCCGGTGATCGACCTCGCCAAGCTCCTGGACGCCGAGTCCGTGGAAGCCGAGGCCGCCAAGCTCAGATTTGCCTGTGAGGACTGGGGCTTCTTCCAG GTCGTAAATCATGGAATACCAATTGAGGTCATCGCGGGTATGAAGCACGACATTCAGAAGTTCTTTCAGCTGCCCCTTGAAGTTAAGAATGCATATGCGCAACGAGTAGGAGATCTTCAAGGTTATGGTCAAGCGTTTGTTCTCTCGGATGATCAAAAGCTAGATTGGTCAGACATGTTTGGCCTCTTTTCGCAGCCACCTCAGGCCCGAGATATGAGTTACTGGCCAAACCAGCCTCCTAATTTCAG GAATTCTATTGAAGACTACTCTTCCGAGTTGATGAAACTCAGTCATTCTCTTGCCACCTTTATTGCCAAAACAATAGGTGTTGATCCTGAATTAATGGAAGACAAGCATGTGGGCCAGTTTCTGAGAATGAACTACTACCCTCCATGCACAACCACACCCGAAAAGGTTTTAGGTTTCTCACCGCATTCTGATGGATCTTTTATAACTATCCTGCTAGAAGTGAATGCAGTTCAAGGCCTACAAATTAGAAGGCATGGTGCATGGATCCCAGTAAAACCACGGGGTGATGCATTGTTGGTAAATGTGGGTGACTTCCTTGAG ATTATGGCAAATGGGAAGTATAAGAGCATTGAGCATAGGGTCACCATAAATGCCCAGAAGGAGCGACTATCCATATCAGCATTTCAAGTTCCAAAGTACGATGGAATAATTTCACCAGTCTTGGGCAGTACCGAAGAGAAGGTGTTATACAAGACAATGAGAGTAGAAGAGTATGCAAGACTTTATTTGTCAAACAAACCAGATGGAAAGAGAACCCTTGATTATGCTAAGTTATCCCAAATATAA
- the LOC125540807 gene encoding 2-oxoglutarate-dependent dioxygenase 11-like, whose translation MEVETRSGGSSASEGRWSQSGTSLPVRNVQALAGSAAELTADTIQRYIQPGVDGDTVLAEHSDEVPVIDLAKLLDAESVEAEAAKLRFACEDWGFFQVVNHGIPVEVITGMKHDIQKFFQLPLEVKNTYAQRVGDLQGYGQSFVLSDDQKLDWSDMFGLFSQPPQARDMSYWPNQPPNFRNSIEEYSSELMKFTHSLATFIAKTIDVDPELMEDKHVGQFLRMNYYPPCTTTPEKVLGFSPHSDGSFLTILLEVNSVQGLQIRRHCAWIPVKPRGDALLVNVGDFLEIMTNGKYKSIEHRVTINAKKERLSISAFQVPKYDGIISPVLGSTEEKVLYKTIRVEEYARIYLSSKRDGKRTLDYAKLSQI comes from the exons ATGGAGGTGGAGACGAGGAGTGGTGGCAGCAGCGCCAGCGAGGGCAGATGGTCGCAGTCTGGAACGTCGCTCCCTGTCAGGAACGTCCAGGCTCTGGCGGGGTCGGCCGCCGAGCTGACGGCCGACACCATCCAACGGTACATCCAGCCGGGCGTCGACGGGGACACGGTTCTCGCCGAGCACTCCGATGAGGTTCCGGTGATCGACCTCGCCAAGCTCCTGGACGCCGAGTCCGTGGAAGCCGAGGCCGCCAAGCTCAGATTTGCCTGTGAGGACTGGGGCTTCTTCCAG GTTGTAAATCATGGAATACCAGTTGAGGTCATCACGGGTATGAAGCACGACATTCAGAAGTTCTTTCAACTCCCCCTTGAAGTTAAGAATACATATGCGCAACGAGTAGGAGACCTTCAAGGTTATGGTCAATCATTTGTTCTCTCGGATGATCAAAAGCTAGACTGGTCAGACATGTTTGGCCTTTTTTCACAGCCACCTCAGGCCCGTGACATGAGTTACTGGCCAAACCAGCCTCCTAATTTCAG GAATTCTATCGAAGAGTACTCTTCCGAGTTGATGAAATTCACTCATTCTCTTGCCACCTTTATTGCCAAAACAATAGATGTTGATCCCGAATTAATGGAAGACAAGCATGTGGGCCAATTTCTGAGAATGAACTACTACCCTCCATGCACAACCACTCCCGAAAAGGTTTTAGGCTTCTCACCGCATTCTGATGGATCTTTTCTCACTATCCTGCTAGAAGTGAATTCAGTTCAAGGCCTACAAATTAGAAGGCATTGTGCATGGATCCCAGTAAAACCACGGGGTGATGCATTATTGGTAAATGTGGGTGACTTTCTTGAG ATTATGACAAATGGGAAGTATAAGAGCATTGAGCACAGGGTCACCATAAATGCCAAGAAGGAGCGACTATCTATATCAGCATTTCAAGTTCCAAAGTACGATGGAATAATTTCACCAGTTTTGGGCAGTACCGAGGAGAAGGTGTTATACAAGACAATCAGAGTAGAAGAGTATGCAAGAATTTATTTGTCAAGCAAACGAGATGGAAAGAGAACCCTTGATTATGCTAAGTTATCCCAAATATAA
- the LOC125540808 gene encoding protein SRG1-like codes for MKLAHSLGVFVAKTLDLNPELVEDKHVAQFLRMGYYPPCTPMPEKVLGFKPHSDMSFLTILLEVNSVQGLQIRRHGAWIPVKPCRNALLVNVGDLLEIMTNGKYKSIEHRVTINAHKERLTVSAFHLPNYDGIVSPILETREEKLLYKTVKVEEYARLFFTNKLEGKRALDHAKLSQ; via the exons ATGAAACTTGCTCATTCTCTTGGCGTCTTCGTTGCAAAAACACTAGATCTTAATCCTGAATTGGTTGAAGACAAACATGTGGCGCAATTTCTCAGGATGGGCTACTACCCTCCATGCACGCCAATGCCAGAAAAGGTTTTAGGCTTCAAACCGCATTCTGATATGTCATTCCTAACTATTCTACTGGAAGTTAATTCAGTTCAAGGCTTACAAATTAGAAGGCATGGTGCATGGATACCTGTGAAACCATGTCGCAACGCACTATTGGTGAATGTGGGTGACCTTCTTGAG ATTATGACAAATGGGAAGTACAAGAGCATTGAGCACAGGGTTACCATAAATGCCCACAAGGAGCGACTAACCGTGTCTGCATTTCACCTCCCAAATTATGATGGAATAGTTTCACCAATTTTGGAAACTAGAGAAGAGAAGTTGTTATACAAGACAGTGAAAGTAGAAGAGTATGCAAGACTTTTTTTCACAAACAAACTTGAAGGAAAGAGAGCCCTAGATCATGCGAAGTTATCCCAATAA
- the LOC125540809 gene encoding 2-oxoglutarate-dependent dioxygenase 11-like: MEAEAASGSAGESSWSKVGTSLPVTSVQALVASAGELTVDKIGRYIQPDIDAHAVLPELSDEVPVIDLSKLLSAESAEAEAAKLRFACAEWGFFQVVNHGIPDEVITGIKQDIQNFFQLPLEVKNEYAQRLGDLQGYGQVFVVSDDQKLEWGDRFALFIQPPQARDMSYWPSQPHTFRNCIEQYSSEVMKFTHSLAILIAKTLEVDPKLVADKLASQFLRMNYYPPCTSTPEKVLGLSPHSDGSFLTILLEVNSVQGLQIRRHGAWIPVKPHCDALLVNVGDLLEIMTNGKYKSIEHRVTINAHKERLSISAFQIPNYDGIISPILETAEEKILYKTMKVGEYLRLYFSNKLEGKSALDYAKLSEI; encoded by the exons ATGGAGGCGGAGGCAGCGAGTGGTAGCGCCGGCGAGAGCAGTTGGTCGAAGGTGGGAACATCGCTTCCCGTCACGAGCGTGCAGGCTCTGGTGGCGTCCGCCGGCGAGCTGACGGTCGACAAGATCGGACGGTATATCCAGCCGGACATCGACGCGCACGCCGTTCTCCCCGAGCTGTCCGACGAGGTTCCGGTGATCGACCTCAGCAAGCTCTTGAGCGCCGAGTCAGCTGAAGCTGAGGCCGCCAAGCTCAGATTTGCCTGTGCGGAGTGGGGCTTCTTTCAG GTTGTAAATCATGGAATACCGGATGAAGTCATAACGGGTATAAAGCAGGACATTCAAAATTTCTTTCAACTCCCCCTTGAAGTTAAGAATGAATATGCTCAACGCCTAGGGGATCTTCAAGGGTATGGCCAAGTGTTTGTTGTCTCTGATGATCAAAAGCTAGAATGGGGTGATAGGTTTGCCCTCTTCATTCAACCACCCCAAGCTCGTGATATGAGTTACTGGCCAAGTCAACCTCATACTTTCAG GAATTGTATTGAACAGTACTCTTCAGAGGTGATGAAATTCACACATTCTCTTGCCATCTTGATTGCAAAAACACTAGAAGTTGATCCGAAATTGGTGGCAGACAAACTTGCGTCTCAATTTCTCAGGATGAACTACTACCCTCCATGCACGTCAACCCCAGAAAAGGTTCTAGGCTTGTCACCACATTCCGATGGATCTTTTCTAACTATTCTGCTAGAAGTTAATTCAGTTCAAGGCTTACAAATTAGAAGGCATGGTGCATGGATTCCCGTGAAACCACATTGTGATGCACTATTGGTGAATGTGGGCGACCTTCTTGAG ATTATGACAAATGGGAAGTACAAGAGCATTGAGCACAGGGTCACCATCAATGCCCACAAGGAGCGACTATCCATATCAGCATTTCAAATCCCAAACTATGATGGAATTATTTCACCAATTTTGGAAACTGCAGAAGAGAAGATATTATACAAAACAATGAAAGTAGGAGAGTATTTAAGACTTTATTTCTCAAACAAACTAGAAGGAAAGAGCGCCCTGGACTATGCGAAGTTATCCGAAATATAA